From Prevotella melaninogenica, the proteins below share one genomic window:
- a CDS encoding SusC/RagA family TonB-linked outer membrane protein yields MRRTLYVLCLMVALLTYGLQAYSQDNSTAKQFSVAGVILDDTGEPCIGATVRVKNEPGVGTISDLDGKFNIKVKPGATLLFEYVGMETVQRTILKDEPSLSVKFKVAKTNAIDEVVVTGLVSQKKVSVVGAVSTINMDELRTPGTSLVNMIGGRMPGVITMQTSGEPGQNLSNFWVRGVSTFGAGAGALVLIDGIEGRLNDIDVDDVESISVLKDAAATAVYGVRGANGVVLVTTKRGSKEKIQVTARATVKLSQIKRLPEYLSSYDYARLANEARAMSGESDLYTPIQLDIIKNNLDPELYPNVNWIDQIMKKTSLQENYYASARGGGDVAQYFVSVGYRHEGAAYKQKENQFHRPLSYDQLTYRANINMNLTKRSELYFGVDGNISNYTTPGGKNTNQVWSDVLQLNPLMFPVTYADGTLPTYGQSDLISPFAALNYQGYKSSDYSRNMITLKFTHRFGGILKGLVGSVQAVNDRTAGFSERRFVRPDYYRATGRTSTGDLIKTLRSKQQDMSYSSDNESWRKYYMEAKLDYNTSFGAHNLGALLFYYMEDTKGSEWGNGDALGIAAIPKRRQNVSGRLSWGYNSTYFVDANFGYTGSDLFPKGQRFGFFPSIAVGWAPTSYKWVQKHLPFVNFFKIRGSYGLAGNDNIANTRFPYLTIINNHAGTTWGYNGSGIVEKQQGADNLKWEVAKKLNVGIDANFFNDAIKLNVDFFRDTRDHIFQDRVTLPEFAGMVTYPKSNVGRMHSFGSDGNISYFHKINKEMNFTVRANYTWSQNIVDYFEENKLAYDYQSVTGMPYGVLRGYIAEGLFKDEADIRQSADQTAAFGVVRPGDIKYRDVNGDGVINKDDRVPLSYGNNVPRVMFGIGGEFNYKDFTVSMLFKGNTGVNYYRVGMGYDAGWIPFYNGEMGNVLKMVNNPKNRWIPSWYSGDPSTENPNAMFPRLSYGSNANNSQLSTFWKKNGSFLRFQELNFRYVFRHRKWLRAAGLSALECDFVINNLFTIDSAKYFDPEQAWFNGAAYPIPTTYSLQMYFRF; encoded by the coding sequence ATGAGAAGAACATTATATGTCTTGTGTCTCATGGTTGCCCTTTTGACTTATGGACTTCAAGCCTATTCACAAGATAATAGTACTGCAAAGCAGTTCTCGGTAGCGGGTGTCATCCTCGATGATACAGGTGAACCCTGTATTGGTGCTACCGTTCGTGTAAAGAACGAGCCAGGTGTAGGAACCATTTCCGACCTCGATGGTAAGTTCAATATAAAGGTTAAGCCGGGTGCTACGCTCTTGTTCGAGTATGTCGGTATGGAGACCGTACAGCGCACTATCCTCAAGGACGAGCCTTCACTCTCAGTGAAGTTCAAGGTTGCAAAGACCAATGCCATCGACGAAGTAGTCGTGACAGGTCTTGTTTCTCAGAAGAAGGTGTCAGTGGTAGGTGCTGTATCTACTATCAATATGGATGAGTTGCGTACCCCGGGTACTTCACTCGTGAACATGATTGGTGGTCGTATGCCGGGTGTTATCACCATGCAGACTTCTGGAGAGCCAGGTCAGAACCTGTCCAACTTCTGGGTACGTGGCGTATCGACCTTCGGTGCTGGAGCTGGTGCATTGGTCCTCATCGATGGTATTGAGGGTCGCCTCAATGATATTGATGTAGACGACGTAGAGAGCATCTCAGTATTGAAGGATGCTGCAGCAACAGCCGTTTATGGTGTGCGTGGTGCTAACGGTGTTGTATTGGTAACTACCAAGCGCGGTTCTAAGGAGAAGATTCAGGTTACAGCTCGTGCGACCGTGAAGTTGTCACAGATCAAGCGCCTGCCTGAGTATCTCTCATCTTACGATTATGCAAGACTTGCTAACGAGGCACGTGCAATGTCAGGTGAGTCAGATCTCTATACGCCAATTCAGTTGGATATCATCAAGAACAATCTTGACCCAGAGCTTTATCCAAACGTAAACTGGATTGACCAGATTATGAAGAAGACCTCTTTGCAGGAGAACTACTATGCCAGTGCGCGTGGTGGTGGTGATGTTGCACAGTACTTCGTTTCTGTAGGTTATCGCCATGAGGGTGCTGCCTATAAGCAGAAGGAGAACCAGTTCCATCGTCCATTGTCTTACGACCAGTTGACTTATCGTGCAAATATCAACATGAACCTTACAAAACGTTCTGAGCTTTACTTCGGTGTGGATGGTAACATCTCTAACTATACAACTCCGGGTGGTAAGAATACCAACCAAGTATGGTCAGATGTCCTCCAGTTGAATCCATTGATGTTCCCTGTTACTTACGCTGACGGAACATTGCCAACCTACGGTCAGAGCGACCTTATCTCTCCATTTGCAGCCCTCAACTATCAGGGTTACAAGTCATCTGATTATAGTCGTAATATGATTACCTTGAAGTTCACACACCGCTTCGGTGGTATCCTCAAGGGACTCGTGGGTTCTGTTCAGGCTGTTAACGACCGCACAGCAGGTTTCAGTGAGCGTCGTTTCGTTAGGCCAGACTACTATCGCGCAACAGGTCGTACATCAACAGGTGACCTTATCAAGACCTTGCGTTCTAAGCAGCAAGATATGTCGTACTCTTCAGACAATGAATCTTGGAGAAAGTACTACATGGAGGCTAAGTTAGACTATAACACAAGCTTCGGTGCTCATAACCTCGGTGCACTCCTCTTCTATTACATGGAAGACACAAAGGGCTCAGAGTGGGGCAATGGTGATGCACTCGGTATCGCAGCTATCCCTAAGCGTCGTCAGAATGTATCAGGTCGTTTGTCATGGGGTTATAACTCTACTTATTTTGTAGATGCGAACTTCGGTTACACAGGTTCTGACCTCTTCCCTAAGGGTCAGCGTTTCGGTTTCTTCCCATCAATCGCTGTGGGTTGGGCTCCAACTTCATACAAGTGGGTACAGAAGCACCTTCCTTTCGTAAACTTCTTCAAGATTCGTGGTTCTTACGGTCTTGCTGGTAACGATAATATTGCAAACACTCGTTTCCCATACTTGACCATTATCAACAACCACGCTGGTACTACATGGGGTTACAACGGATCAGGTATCGTTGAGAAGCAGCAGGGTGCTGATAACTTGAAGTGGGAAGTTGCTAAGAAGTTGAACGTCGGTATCGATGCTAACTTCTTCAATGATGCCATCAAGTTGAACGTTGACTTCTTCCGTGACACACGTGATCATATCTTCCAGGACCGTGTTACATTGCCAGAGTTTGCTGGTATGGTAACTTATCCAAAGTCAAACGTGGGTCGTATGCACTCATTCGGTTCAGATGGTAACATCTCTTATTTCCACAAGATTAACAAGGAGATGAACTTTACTGTTCGTGCCAACTATACATGGTCACAGAATATTGTTGACTACTTCGAGGAGAATAAGCTTGCTTACGATTATCAGAGTGTGACAGGTATGCCTTACGGCGTATTGCGTGGTTACATTGCTGAGGGTCTCTTCAAGGATGAGGCAGACATTCGCCAGAGCGCAGACCAGACAGCAGCCTTCGGTGTTGTTCGTCCCGGTGATATCAAGTATCGTGACGTGAATGGTGATGGTGTCATCAATAAGGACGACCGCGTGCCATTGTCATATGGTAACAATGTTCCTCGTGTGATGTTCGGTATTGGTGGTGAGTTCAACTATAAGGACTTCACCGTAAGCATGCTCTTCAAGGGTAATACAGGTGTTAACTACTACCGTGTAGGTATGGGTTACGATGCCGGTTGGATTCCATTCTATAATGGTGAGATGGGTAACGTATTGAAGATGGTAAACAATCCAAAGAATCGTTGGATTCCATCATGGTACTCTGGTGATCCATCAACAGAGAATCCTAACGCAATGTTCCCACGTCTCTCTTACGGTTCAAATGCAAACAACTCACAGCTTTCTACTTTCTGGAAGAAGAATGGTTCTTTCCTCCGTTTCCAGGAGTTGAACTTCCGTTATGTCTTCCGTCATCGTAAGTGGCTGCGTGCAGCTGGTCTTAGTGCATTGGAGTGTGACTTCGTTATCAACAACCTCTTCACTATCGACAGCGCAAAGTACTTCGATCCAGAGCAGGCTTGGTTTAATGGTGCGGCTTATCCAATCCCAACCACCTATTCATTGCAGATGTACTTTAGATTCTAA
- a CDS encoding IPT/TIG domain-containing protein — MKRLFKSYLWMVLMGSLAWVSCSDKEVGGTAGTAFDPSQPIVISDFYPDSGGIATPMIITGKNFGTDTTGLALWYVDEDGRRHRGGLVSSNGEKLYCYVPAGLTYKRNIKLEVTRANGTDTIKGAGDRDFKYITQTAVTTIVGTQTSDAHATKIDKLLTSNLSAPGYLCVDNENNIFIVQHRFDDSFVANGSNSFIECRNEKNENVGGMVLKADLKRDQLSILQVNSNTKEKINAPAYSTLDGYEGVYVPDDSGRKYYSLLKDQGYAVHKQQFINPNGYANLDQSNWKYCFVINKNDQMIYSVMFKGQLIRINPKTRKAELLLKRVGKDGPKGDGGSDTFCTFSPTQPNRLFISFTDAHQIWYVDVDQLLDKDSLTYQGEPYAGISSFGTVNVTEGKGWEDGALKNAKFCYPRQMTFTKDGKLYIADSGNHCIRMIDTTLGKNARVTTPIGVPQSAGFQDGGVELAKFNWPTGVAVSADGSTVYVADSKNQVIRELSIK; from the coding sequence ATGAAGAGACTTTTCAAATCTTATTTGTGGATGGTTCTTATGGGCTCGCTCGCATGGGTTTCCTGCTCTGATAAAGAGGTAGGAGGCACGGCTGGTACAGCTTTTGACCCATCACAACCGATTGTCATTAGTGACTTTTATCCCGACAGTGGTGGTATTGCTACCCCAATGATTATCACGGGTAAGAACTTTGGTACTGATACCACAGGTCTTGCACTTTGGTATGTTGACGAAGATGGCAGACGTCATCGTGGTGGTCTTGTATCATCTAATGGCGAAAAGCTTTACTGTTATGTGCCAGCAGGTTTGACTTACAAGCGTAACATCAAACTTGAGGTGACACGTGCGAACGGTACTGACACCATTAAGGGTGCTGGCGACCGCGACTTTAAGTACATCACACAGACTGCTGTTACAACAATTGTTGGAACACAGACAAGTGATGCACACGCTACAAAGATTGACAAACTGTTGACATCAAACCTCTCAGCTCCGGGTTACCTTTGTGTTGACAATGAAAACAATATCTTTATCGTGCAGCATAGATTTGATGATAGTTTTGTTGCTAATGGAAGTAATTCTTTTATCGAATGCCGTAATGAGAAGAATGAGAATGTCGGAGGTATGGTGTTAAAAGCTGACTTGAAGAGAGATCAGTTGTCAATTCTTCAGGTGAATAGTAATACAAAAGAAAAAATCAATGCACCAGCTTATTCAACACTTGATGGTTATGAGGGTGTATATGTGCCAGACGATAGCGGACGTAAGTATTACAGTCTGTTGAAGGATCAGGGCTATGCTGTTCACAAGCAGCAGTTCATCAATCCTAACGGTTATGCAAACCTGGACCAAAGCAACTGGAAGTATTGCTTCGTGATTAACAAGAACGACCAGATGATTTACTCTGTGATGTTTAAGGGGCAGCTCATCCGTATTAATCCTAAGACACGTAAGGCAGAGTTGCTCTTGAAGCGTGTTGGTAAGGATGGTCCTAAGGGAGACGGTGGTTCAGATACTTTCTGTACTTTCAGCCCTACACAGCCTAACCGTTTGTTCATCTCTTTCACCGATGCACACCAGATTTGGTATGTTGATGTAGACCAGTTGTTAGACAAGGATTCTCTGACTTACCAAGGTGAGCCATACGCAGGTATTTCTTCTTTCGGTACAGTAAACGTAACTGAAGGCAAGGGATGGGAAGACGGAGCATTGAAGAATGCCAAGTTCTGCTATCCACGTCAGATGACTTTCACCAAGGACGGTAAGCTCTATATTGCCGACTCAGGTAACCACTGTATCCGTATGATTGACACAACGTTAGGTAAGAATGCACGTGTAACCACACCGATTGGTGTACCACAGAGTGCAGGTTTCCAAGATGGTGGTGTCGAGTTAGCCAAGTTTAATTGGCCGACGGGTGTCGCCGTGAGTGCCGATGGAAGTACGGTTTATGTCGCCGATTCGAAGAATCAGGTGATACGAGAATTGTCAATTAAATAG
- a CDS encoding GEVED domain-containing protein: MKKNILATCGLLFCTSLLHAQTTEEVRIDFENQNYKALGVYDTWLKSPFRSQNKQAAVLEGNVQVVSNIDKNYDEILKATPNASDNVLGFQRSRFGSNTFGARIDLKQPFALTKETKYVHVMIHKAKVGRTMLIGLGKRTDRAGQSVDTEQFWELSTREVEPNKWVDAVFPVKGAGGIEIHSLVVVVDCEDTNGLKDDFLAYIDNIVVNNEAFTTTNREDYPMNYNKDAKCSRTDRGLKGISLGDQTFNVYGDITTSIPAYTYLSKQAFLAKPGETLNPAVQYKGIWMHSYVYLDLNNNGRFEPKVEGGQIVPNAGNELLAYSFLGGEDENSGFNSAGTEISGNGRNTLVMPEFTLPSDLQHGFYRMRYKVDWNSADAGGSIENNNHILNNGGGAIDVRLNVHGDNVKIYQGALNGKVVAEDGTELNGISIPFGKPYTIKMKPEHGFNFSGLKVRHGYNLTGDSISHGTYQYVDELIPRERFNADGTFTLPAEMIDGDVSLEGIFIDAKTALTYEVYFNNEFVYSTVVNGAKTGAVTIPEGLSRDYVELIADKQTITSLPATVRINATWTAPMKVATPTDTTWYNLKVSNQPRWVSSGNYTPNVYFIDETYITTDYALWALTGNPYSGFRLINKAMGPTMVLASASPKGSAKAGGNTYATLLPADNLPAGYTSDWTVTISPNDDEGFYICNPEGFGLNYRADGNLAYWTGGKDAGSTFVPTEVKKTSTGINALIFKNESATTYDLSGKAVSKSHKGVVIRNGKKMLVK, from the coding sequence ATGAAAAAGAATATATTAGCTACCTGTGGTTTGTTGTTCTGCACCTCTTTGCTCCATGCACAGACCACAGAAGAGGTTAGAATAGATTTTGAAAATCAGAACTATAAGGCGTTAGGTGTCTACGACACTTGGCTGAAGTCGCCTTTCCGTAGCCAAAACAAACAAGCTGCTGTACTGGAAGGAAACGTGCAAGTAGTAAGCAATATCGATAAAAACTATGATGAAATTCTAAAGGCTACACCAAATGCCTCTGACAATGTGTTGGGCTTCCAGCGTTCACGCTTTGGCTCAAACACTTTCGGTGCACGCATCGATCTTAAGCAGCCATTCGCTTTGACAAAAGAAACAAAGTACGTTCACGTGATGATTCATAAGGCAAAGGTAGGTCGTACGATGCTCATCGGACTCGGAAAGCGTACGGACCGTGCGGGTCAGAGCGTTGACACAGAGCAGTTCTGGGAGCTTTCAACACGAGAGGTTGAGCCAAATAAGTGGGTAGATGCCGTTTTCCCAGTTAAGGGAGCAGGTGGCATCGAAATCCATAGTCTTGTAGTTGTTGTCGATTGCGAGGATACCAACGGTCTGAAAGATGATTTCCTTGCTTATATCGACAATATCGTCGTAAACAACGAGGCTTTCACAACAACCAATCGTGAGGACTATCCGATGAATTATAACAAGGATGCGAAGTGCTCGCGTACAGACCGTGGACTCAAGGGTATCAGCCTTGGTGACCAGACATTCAATGTCTATGGCGACATTACCACTTCAATTCCAGCTTACACCTACCTCAGCAAGCAGGCGTTCTTGGCTAAACCGGGCGAGACACTCAACCCAGCTGTTCAGTACAAGGGTATCTGGATGCACAGCTATGTTTATCTTGACTTGAACAACAACGGTCGTTTTGAGCCAAAGGTAGAAGGCGGACAGATTGTTCCCAACGCTGGTAATGAGTTGTTGGCTTACTCTTTCCTCGGTGGAGAGGATGAAAACTCTGGCTTCAACAGCGCAGGAACAGAGATTTCTGGTAATGGTCGTAACACCCTCGTTATGCCTGAATTTACCCTTCCAAGCGACCTTCAGCACGGTTTCTACCGTATGCGTTACAAGGTGGATTGGAACTCTGCAGACGCAGGAGGTAGCATTGAGAACAACAACCATATCCTTAACAATGGCGGTGGTGCCATCGATGTGCGCCTGAATGTTCATGGCGACAATGTGAAGATTTACCAAGGTGCACTCAATGGTAAGGTTGTTGCAGAAGATGGTACTGAGCTGAACGGTATCTCTATCCCATTCGGTAAGCCTTACACTATCAAGATGAAGCCTGAACATGGCTTTAACTTCAGCGGTCTGAAGGTGCGTCACGGCTACAACCTCACTGGTGATAGCATCAGCCACGGCACCTATCAGTATGTTGACGAGCTGATTCCACGCGAGCGTTTCAATGCTGATGGAACCTTTACCCTCCCTGCTGAGATGATTGATGGTGACGTATCACTTGAGGGTATCTTCATTGATGCGAAGACAGCTTTGACCTACGAGGTTTACTTCAACAATGAATTTGTATATTCAACCGTTGTCAATGGTGCGAAGACAGGTGCTGTAACGATTCCTGAGGGACTTAGCAGAGATTACGTTGAACTGATAGCTGACAAGCAAACCATCACAAGTCTTCCAGCTACAGTACGTATTAATGCTACATGGACAGCCCCAATGAAGGTGGCTACACCAACTGACACTACTTGGTATAACCTCAAGGTGAGCAACCAGCCAAGATGGGTTTCGTCGGGAAACTATACACCTAACGTTTACTTCATTGACGAGACTTACATCACTACTGATTATGCTCTTTGGGCATTGACAGGTAATCCTTACAGCGGTTTCCGCCTCATCAACAAGGCAATGGGTCCTACAATGGTCCTCGCATCGGCTTCTCCAAAGGGCTCAGCTAAGGCTGGCGGTAACACTTACGCTACCCTTCTGCCTGCTGACAACCTACCTGCAGGCTACACCAGCGACTGGACTGTGACAATAAGCCCAAATGATGATGAAGGTTTCTATATCTGTAATCCAGAGGGCTTCGGCTTGAACTATCGTGCTGACGGCAACCTCGCTTACTGGACTGGTGGTAAGGATGCTGGCTCTACCTTCGTTCCTACAGAGGTTAAGAAGACTTCTACTGGCATCAACGCCCTTATCTTCAAGAACGAATCAGCTACCACTTACGATCTCTCAGGCAAGGCAGTTAGCAAGAGTCATAAGGGTGTTGTTATCCGTAATGGCAAGAAGATGCTCGTGAAGTGA
- a CDS encoding alpha-L-fucosidase, with product MNNRFLHGVLTALALTASATSFAQTNTVMTLKTQIAPNAENEPRPVFPVPTDRQWKWQQTEFYAFFHYGMNTYTNKEWGNGDEDVNTFAPTAKPDPRQWLEAVKEAGMTGGIAVVKHHDGFCLWPTETTDHKSSNSSSPNAQVNIAELFAKAAQDLKMKYGFYVSPWDRNSGLYGTDSYVKDVFLKQCAELAKYGSDQFEMWFDGANGGNGYYGGKNKTINIDRATYYDVPNLRDSIHKLSPNIILWGVGGEARWIGNEDGWAGETNWCNENRGFAPERNGMYGTENGWFWLPGESDAKFTDKGWFWHPGCEPMSAERTFQMYLETVGRNATLILNCPPDRSGRIPQNQVSRLKEFGTMLKSRFKTNLAKTATLEATNTRANGATRTYVVNNLIDENPDTYWAAEDDVKDVTLTFKWNSPQTVRYVTLQEYVRLGQRVKSFSIEYTTDGSTWKPLANKVKQTTIGYKRIIPLNGSTANSYGSGYDAKAIRIHIKDAKACPVMSEIAIY from the coding sequence ATGAATAACCGATTTCTACACGGTGTGCTTACTGCACTTGCCCTAACGGCATCGGCTACGAGTTTTGCTCAGACCAATACCGTTATGACCCTTAAGACGCAAATCGCTCCCAATGCGGAGAACGAACCTCGTCCAGTATTCCCTGTACCCACTGACCGTCAGTGGAAATGGCAACAAACAGAGTTCTATGCCTTCTTCCATTATGGTATGAACACCTATACTAATAAGGAATGGGGTAATGGTGATGAAGATGTGAATACTTTTGCTCCAACAGCAAAGCCAGACCCAAGACAGTGGTTAGAGGCTGTGAAAGAGGCTGGTATGACGGGCGGTATTGCTGTTGTGAAGCATCATGATGGTTTCTGCTTGTGGCCTACGGAGACTACAGATCATAAGAGTTCGAACTCATCAAGCCCTAATGCACAGGTGAATATCGCTGAACTCTTTGCTAAAGCAGCACAGGATTTGAAGATGAAATATGGCTTCTACGTATCTCCTTGGGACCGAAACAGTGGTCTTTACGGTACGGACAGCTACGTGAAGGACGTCTTTTTGAAGCAGTGTGCAGAGCTTGCAAAGTATGGCTCAGATCAGTTTGAGATGTGGTTTGACGGTGCAAATGGTGGTAATGGCTACTATGGTGGTAAGAATAAGACCATCAATATTGACCGTGCAACCTATTATGACGTACCAAACCTCCGTGATTCTATCCATAAACTCAGCCCAAATATCATCCTTTGGGGTGTCGGTGGTGAGGCACGCTGGATTGGTAATGAGGACGGTTGGGCAGGCGAAACCAACTGGTGTAATGAGAATCGTGGCTTTGCTCCTGAGCGCAATGGTATGTATGGCACAGAGAACGGTTGGTTCTGGCTCCCTGGCGAGAGCGATGCTAAGTTTACAGACAAAGGTTGGTTCTGGCATCCTGGTTGTGAACCAATGTCGGCAGAACGCACTTTCCAGATGTACTTAGAGACCGTTGGTCGCAATGCAACCCTCATCTTGAATTGTCCTCCAGACCGAAGTGGAAGAATACCACAGAACCAAGTGAGTCGTCTGAAGGAATTCGGAACTATGTTGAAGAGCCGTTTCAAGACCAATCTTGCCAAGACTGCTACTCTTGAAGCTACTAACACACGTGCCAACGGAGCGACACGTACCTATGTTGTTAACAACCTCATTGATGAGAATCCAGATACTTACTGGGCAGCAGAGGACGATGTAAAGGATGTTACCCTTACTTTCAAATGGAACAGCCCACAGACTGTTCGCTACGTAACCTTGCAGGAGTATGTAAGACTTGGACAGCGTGTAAAGAGTTTCTCAATCGAATATACCACCGATGGCAGCACATGGAAGCCACTTGCCAACAAAGTAAAGCAAACCACTATCGGCTATAAACGTATCATTCCGCTCAACGGAAGTACCGCAAATAGCTATGGTTCGGGCTATGATGCTAAGGCTATCCGCATTCATATCAAGGATGCTAAGGCTTGTCCTGTAATGAGTGAGATTGCAATTTATTAA